A window of the Tropheryma whipplei str. Twist genome harbors these coding sequences:
- a CDS encoding aminopeptidase P family protein — MEEKIQQSEVAKYTEKRRQAVCALFPGKTIVVEAGDMRCRANDTFYRYRPDSSFTWLTGWGCETTPGAVLVIYPDTKPVLFFKPPAGKKNDDFFTDSHNGTFWIGSRPSLQEIETLLGITCRDIKDFRCPTDNVLLCKTRGKDAEEINDLKVAISELRLLKDRWEITQLQKAVDATAQGFERVVKSINEAKSVTNGERVIEGAFYTSARSLGYETGYETIVAAGANACILHWSVNNGPINDGDLLLVDAGIELETLYTADITRTVPISGKFTDVQAKVYEAVLEAADAAFDAAMPGQPFHKMHEAAMGVIRRHLSEWGICKASQNEFYRRYMIHGTGHHLGLDVHDCAFAKRENYRNGTLADGMVLTIEPGLYFHKNDLTVPKDFRGIGVRIEDNILIASDGPVNMSRDIPRARIDVEQWIQQAS; from the coding sequence TTGGAAGAGAAAATCCAGCAGAGTGAAGTTGCGAAATATACAGAAAAACGAAGACAAGCGGTTTGCGCGTTATTTCCGGGCAAGACAATAGTTGTTGAGGCCGGTGATATGCGATGCCGCGCAAACGATACCTTCTACAGATACAGGCCAGATAGTTCATTTACCTGGCTTACAGGATGGGGATGTGAAACTACCCCAGGTGCCGTTTTGGTTATCTATCCCGACACGAAGCCGGTACTGTTCTTTAAGCCACCGGCTGGAAAAAAAAACGATGACTTCTTTACGGATTCTCATAACGGTACATTCTGGATAGGATCTAGGCCCAGTTTGCAGGAAATAGAGACTCTTTTGGGCATTACGTGCCGGGATATAAAGGACTTTAGATGCCCAACGGATAATGTGCTCTTATGCAAGACAAGAGGCAAGGATGCTGAAGAAATTAACGACTTGAAGGTTGCAATAAGCGAACTGAGACTTTTGAAGGATAGATGGGAAATCACCCAATTACAAAAAGCGGTCGATGCTACTGCTCAGGGCTTTGAGCGCGTCGTGAAATCGATAAACGAGGCCAAATCTGTTACGAATGGTGAGCGCGTAATCGAAGGTGCATTTTACACTTCTGCTAGAAGTCTGGGTTATGAAACAGGCTACGAGACGATTGTTGCTGCGGGTGCCAACGCATGTATTTTGCACTGGTCTGTAAATAATGGCCCGATTAATGATGGTGATCTGTTGCTTGTTGATGCTGGGATTGAGCTTGAGACTTTGTACACAGCGGATATAACCAGAACAGTCCCCATAAGTGGAAAATTTACCGATGTACAAGCTAAAGTCTATGAGGCTGTCCTTGAAGCTGCTGATGCAGCGTTTGACGCGGCCATGCCCGGTCAGCCGTTCCACAAAATGCACGAAGCTGCAATGGGGGTTATACGCCGACACCTCTCCGAATGGGGTATTTGTAAGGCCTCGCAAAACGAGTTTTATAGAAGATACATGATCCACGGAACGGGACATCACCTAGGATTGGACGTGCATGACTGTGCCTTTGCCAAGCGCGAGAATTATCGTAATGGAACGCTTGCAGATGGCATGGTGCTTACCATAGAGCCGGGATTGTATTTTCACAAAAATGACCTAACTGTTCCGAAGGACTTTCGAGGAATTGGGGTAAGAATCGAAGATAACATACTCATAGCCTCAGATGGCCCTGTAAATATGTCGCGTGATATACCAAGGGCCCGAATTGATGTGGAACAGTGGATTCAACAAGCATCATGA
- a CDS encoding ATP-dependent helicase: MTIDVFSGLSDQQCDAVRTLRGPVKIIAGAGSGKTLTITRRIVNGIISNEYDSGHVMALSFTRRASMQLRSRLVEHGVKGVYSGTFHSAALSQLRFFWETFHGKPPRQIIRDKVNLLRDAARGINFSFSDESLCQVASEIEWAKQNGYDLSGYDKCNHRISGMSASQARTLMLAYEDVKNNRRLIDFEDILSLTVGMLSVQPRAVARVRDRFRVFLIDEFQDVSPLQFELLRIWLGRRRDICVVGDPNQCIYSFAGAKRDYLVKFADYFPGAREVFLSRNYRSRPEIVCLSRHIIDSHSPDIGLYQPTEGISRNYADTKTATPAQDMRVNAGNRAKCHCTAPPGTKGAVRCGNSDLGYRETPIRWHTFENQIQEMHFIAQSLKNISQSCAVLYRTAIQGERLAKYLHTSGIIYRSQESRLFHETDVAQIACKRVIEKTIECNVRVVDLVDSVVSGIFPRKPDALTGEYDGWVALQALRLCARRFNGNASSFATYLLEMQRHRREPEMPFATLATLHSTKGLEWDTVYIIGVNEGLIPHHTGDEDEEKRLFYVGVTRARKNIVFSSTRTPSRYLTELCLSPISAKE, translated from the coding sequence TTGACAATTGATGTTTTTTCGGGACTTAGCGACCAACAGTGTGATGCTGTCCGTACCCTGAGGGGGCCTGTAAAAATAATTGCCGGCGCCGGAAGTGGCAAAACACTGACAATTACAAGAAGAATAGTCAATGGCATTATCTCCAATGAGTATGATTCCGGGCATGTTATGGCTTTGAGTTTCACTCGCCGCGCGAGCATGCAACTCAGGAGTCGCCTTGTAGAGCACGGCGTTAAAGGGGTTTATTCAGGCACTTTTCACAGCGCGGCACTTTCACAGCTCAGGTTTTTTTGGGAGACCTTTCACGGAAAGCCTCCAAGACAGATAATTCGCGATAAGGTGAATTTACTGCGGGACGCAGCACGAGGAATAAACTTTAGCTTTTCGGATGAGTCATTGTGTCAGGTTGCTTCGGAAATAGAATGGGCAAAACAAAACGGCTACGACTTGAGTGGATACGATAAGTGCAATCACAGAATTTCTGGTATGAGTGCCAGTCAGGCGCGCACTCTCATGCTTGCTTATGAGGATGTAAAGAACAATAGAAGGCTAATCGACTTTGAGGATATACTTTCGCTCACAGTTGGCATGCTGTCTGTTCAGCCGAGAGCCGTTGCTCGTGTGCGAGACAGGTTTAGGGTATTTTTGATTGATGAATTTCAGGATGTGTCACCCCTACAATTTGAGCTCCTGCGAATTTGGCTTGGGCGCAGGCGTGATATTTGTGTTGTCGGAGATCCTAATCAGTGTATATATTCGTTTGCAGGGGCAAAAAGGGATTATCTTGTCAAATTTGCCGACTATTTTCCGGGCGCGCGAGAGGTTTTTCTTAGCCGTAATTACAGATCTCGTCCGGAAATAGTGTGTTTATCTAGGCACATTATTGACTCTCACTCACCGGATATCGGACTGTACCAGCCCACCGAGGGTATCTCTCGCAATTATGCCGATACAAAAACGGCTACTCCTGCTCAGGATATGCGGGTAAATGCCGGAAATAGAGCGAAATGTCATTGCACGGCACCCCCTGGCACCAAAGGCGCGGTGAGATGTGGTAATTCCGATTTGGGTTATCGTGAAACCCCTATTCGTTGGCATACTTTTGAAAACCAGATTCAGGAAATGCATTTTATTGCTCAGAGTCTGAAGAATATTTCGCAGAGCTGTGCTGTGCTCTACAGAACGGCAATTCAGGGCGAGCGGTTGGCAAAATATTTACACACATCAGGAATAATTTATAGAAGCCAAGAAAGCCGGCTGTTTCATGAAACTGATGTTGCACAGATTGCCTGCAAGCGGGTTATTGAAAAGACGATTGAATGTAACGTCAGGGTGGTTGATTTGGTTGATAGTGTTGTGTCTGGAATATTCCCGCGCAAGCCAGATGCACTAACAGGCGAGTACGATGGTTGGGTTGCCCTTCAGGCATTGCGATTGTGCGCTAGGCGTTTCAATGGCAATGCTTCGTCTTTTGCCACATATTTGCTCGAAATGCAGCGGCATAGGCGTGAGCCTGAAATGCCCTTCGCAACCCTCGCAACCTTACATTCAACAAAGGGTCTTGAGTGGGACACTGTATACATAATCGGTGTCAACGAAGGTCTAATTCCACATCACACCGGTGACGAAGATGAGGAAAAACGCCTATTTTATGTGGGCGTTACCCGCGCGAGAAAAAACATTGTATTCAGCAGCACACGCACTCCCAGTAGGTATTTAACTGAATTGTGCTTATCACCTATATCTGCCAAGGAATAG
- a CDS encoding macrolide 2'-phosphotransferase produces MSIISHQKHCQYLRGCALNSQKSLSLLRVMIALSPMSMAAVAVATLPNLNVLQVARGTSDSHHVDSILRCDDNRWMLIRVPLSQNAKDKMARLVKNLRALSKGVRARLPFSIPNVLAYQPVKLSSGMNMTLIMDHPQGYALRDIKPGEGAATSIGCAIAAIHNLPSGLLISAGYTHKTAQDCRYEVIDFVDKANATNMLPGSLKEKWETLVEDEDLWKFQTTVVKKNFSMDSFRFQDNQEGGSSVCAILEWEDASIDDPAYDLHWLNQLSHESAESILKAYEAFSTTTHDRGCLERAKLYAELDIARILIDGVREEKHELIDMAKRLLLELDRTSAQEDTPKQAIHKAEGLLENAQNLSFEQQRLYEIQSDDVNAYSDEETYKSDQVSDSGISENLRNIEEFLGSAKTNTEEENSEAKNE; encoded by the coding sequence TTGTCAATTATTTCCCATCAAAAACATTGCCAATATTTGCGTGGCTGCGCCCTCAATTCACAAAAAAGTCTTAGCCTTTTAAGGGTCATGATTGCGCTCTCACCAATGTCAATGGCCGCTGTGGCTGTTGCGACTTTACCAAACCTGAATGTACTACAGGTTGCCAGGGGCACCTCTGATTCACACCACGTAGACTCCATACTACGTTGTGATGATAATCGCTGGATGTTAATAAGGGTGCCACTCTCGCAGAATGCGAAAGATAAAATGGCCAGACTTGTGAAAAATTTGAGAGCACTTAGTAAGGGTGTCAGAGCGCGCTTGCCATTTTCGATACCGAATGTTCTGGCCTATCAGCCTGTCAAACTGTCTTCGGGGATGAATATGACTCTCATTATGGATCACCCACAAGGCTATGCATTGAGAGATATAAAGCCTGGTGAAGGTGCTGCGACTTCGATTGGCTGCGCAATAGCAGCGATTCATAATCTGCCGAGCGGTCTTCTAATATCTGCTGGGTACACACACAAAACAGCTCAGGATTGCCGTTACGAAGTTATAGATTTTGTTGATAAGGCAAATGCAACGAATATGTTGCCAGGGTCCCTCAAAGAAAAATGGGAGACCCTGGTAGAAGATGAAGACCTGTGGAAATTTCAAACTACAGTCGTTAAAAAAAATTTCTCGATGGATTCATTTCGCTTTCAAGATAATCAGGAGGGCGGAAGCTCGGTATGCGCAATCCTGGAATGGGAAGATGCATCTATTGATGACCCTGCCTATGATTTGCATTGGCTTAATCAACTGTCTCATGAAAGTGCAGAAAGCATACTAAAGGCATATGAAGCCTTTAGTACAACCACTCATGATAGAGGCTGCCTGGAGCGTGCAAAGCTGTATGCAGAGCTTGATATAGCACGCATTCTAATCGATGGAGTTAGAGAAGAAAAGCATGAACTCATTGATATGGCAAAGCGTCTTCTCTTGGAATTGGATCGCACAAGTGCGCAAGAAGATACTCCTAAACAAGCCATACACAAGGCTGAAGGTCTGCTTGAGAATGCGCAGAATCTGTCATTTGAACAACAAAGGTTATATGAAATACAGTCTGATGACGTAAATGCATATTCTGACGAAGAGACATACAAAAGCGATCAGGTGTCAGATAGTGGGATATCTGAGAATCTTCGGAATATTGAAGAATTCCTTGGCAGTGCAAAAACAAACACTGAAGAGGAAAATAGTGAAGCAAAAAATGAATAG
- a CDS encoding DUF3107 domain-containing protein, which produces MELKIGIANCIKEISFHVDITHEQLLQKVNDAVGNHGVLNLKDTGGEEIIIPGSALAYVWIVQEKKRVCGFVS; this is translated from the coding sequence GTGGAACTAAAGATCGGTATTGCAAATTGCATAAAGGAAATATCCTTTCATGTGGATATAACCCATGAGCAATTATTGCAGAAGGTCAATGACGCTGTGGGTAACCACGGGGTGCTCAACCTCAAAGACACGGGGGGCGAAGAGATCATCATCCCGGGATCCGCTCTGGCATATGTCTGGATTGTTCAGGAAAAGAAGCGCGTTTGCGGGTTCGTATCCTAG
- a CDS encoding UvrD-helicase domain-containing protein has protein sequence MSLRDSRHMCSILNLHAPTEEQRAIIESPLENALVIAGAGSGKTETLVLRLLWLIASGKLKPESIMGLTFTRKAAGELASRLQKSLAILNSYTGDVLSPEIDVLTYNSFANSIYQDNALLLDHPVPYTAIEDSEAQLIARRLLVEHGLDEDEPSETIDNLASSLIKLDDAIVDNLLDLGELNQFASEFIEFVGAFDAPVAKSDVFRAKRLIALSKLIPALKDEKKLRGRISYSEQVAFALEVCRQTHVLAEFQEKIAYVVLDEYQDTSPIQVEFLKTIFGNRCRVLAVGDPRQAIFGFRGASVANIANFARDFVSNKQYELSISWRNDKNILDLANHISPKIRPLHPRPEANDGSTSLEVYTDPEQEVHEGALWLNSVVEKGTAAVLTRTRSRLISVSRVLDEIGVSYTRADVNIFYEPEVVDILSCMRIISGVNENLSFLRLITGPRWQVGISDLHALRGYIAVGKKNLDRISLLEAVNRINIQKTPMSCEGKKRLEDFLEFFRKIKGLSFLSPLELAYLIEESLNLDIEVQMSHRGRENLDALYELIASFRGDNLSEMLAWFDSLEEEDAFRGPTKQSCPGQVELFTVHSAKGLEWDWVLLPFLDDFPAKSREKSGWLSKTGLLPFCLRLDRESLPEFYFHKCSDSKEYRAARRQYEDDVLQHQIREERKLLYVAVTRARQGLRISASARQKPGQFLREISEFLQTDLPQAVHNNPKKRVGYWPLDSLGARRKRVKLAAAAVHNRSIEESEESLKKEPLKALIAGMLKELDISVDKPEKRISATALSKKDPNVFLLPQPPIKNAWLGVAFHAWIENYYSTYSDMLFHENSADEYGISGPVFEQSQRFSPELDQLRHNFMQSEWSYKKPIAVELSLEWLIGDVIVPCTIDAVFFDGDRYTILDWKSGLSSNQYRIQLSLYRLAFAEWKGVNPDKVEAKIYFAADNRTIKVRPYTVDELGKMPGFLSDLFS, from the coding sequence ATGTCCCTCAGAGACAGTCGTCATATGTGCAGTATTCTCAATCTGCATGCGCCGACTGAAGAACAGAGGGCAATTATTGAATCTCCACTGGAAAATGCTCTTGTTATTGCCGGCGCAGGAAGTGGTAAAACTGAAACTCTTGTTCTTAGACTCTTGTGGCTTATTGCATCCGGCAAGCTCAAACCCGAGTCTATTATGGGCTTAACATTTACCAGAAAAGCCGCGGGCGAGTTGGCATCCCGCCTGCAGAAATCCCTTGCAATACTCAATTCTTATACTGGTGATGTATTGAGTCCAGAGATTGATGTTCTTACCTACAATTCATTTGCCAATTCCATATATCAAGATAACGCCCTGTTGCTTGACCATCCGGTTCCCTATACAGCAATTGAGGATTCTGAAGCCCAACTAATCGCGCGCAGACTTCTTGTGGAACATGGCCTTGACGAGGACGAGCCGTCAGAGACAATTGACAACTTGGCGTCAAGTCTCATAAAACTTGATGATGCCATAGTGGACAATCTACTCGATTTGGGTGAATTAAATCAGTTTGCCTCAGAATTTATCGAGTTTGTAGGTGCTTTTGATGCACCCGTTGCGAAGTCAGACGTATTCAGGGCCAAGAGGTTAATTGCACTTTCAAAACTTATTCCAGCTTTGAAAGATGAAAAAAAACTTCGCGGCAGAATCAGCTATTCCGAGCAGGTTGCATTCGCACTGGAGGTTTGTCGCCAGACTCATGTTTTGGCGGAGTTTCAGGAGAAAATAGCTTACGTTGTATTAGATGAATATCAGGATACATCACCCATCCAGGTTGAGTTTCTGAAAACTATTTTCGGCAATAGATGTCGTGTTCTTGCAGTCGGCGATCCAAGGCAGGCAATTTTTGGTTTCAGAGGCGCAAGCGTGGCTAATATTGCAAACTTTGCACGTGATTTTGTTTCCAACAAACAGTACGAATTGTCTATTAGTTGGCGAAATGACAAAAATATTTTGGATTTAGCAAACCACATTTCTCCGAAAATAAGACCTTTGCACCCAAGACCAGAAGCAAATGATGGGTCAACTTCGCTTGAGGTTTACACTGATCCCGAGCAAGAGGTGCATGAAGGCGCCCTGTGGCTCAATTCGGTTGTAGAAAAAGGTACGGCTGCGGTTCTTACACGAACTAGATCACGTTTGATTTCTGTAAGCCGTGTTTTGGACGAGATCGGTGTTTCGTACACTCGTGCTGATGTGAATATATTTTACGAGCCCGAAGTTGTTGACATCTTGTCATGTATGCGAATAATAAGCGGCGTAAATGAAAATCTTTCTTTCTTGCGTCTCATTACAGGTCCGCGTTGGCAGGTAGGAATAAGTGATCTACACGCCCTGCGGGGTTATATTGCGGTCGGTAAAAAAAACCTGGACAGAATATCCCTTTTGGAGGCGGTAAATCGTATAAATATACAAAAAACACCTATGTCTTGTGAGGGAAAGAAGCGCCTGGAAGATTTTTTGGAATTTTTTCGCAAAATAAAAGGTCTTTCATTTTTATCACCCCTTGAGTTGGCATACCTAATTGAGGAGTCCCTGAACCTTGATATAGAGGTTCAAATGTCCCACCGTGGTCGCGAAAACCTAGATGCACTATACGAACTGATTGCGTCCTTTAGGGGAGATAACTTAAGCGAAATGCTTGCGTGGTTCGATTCCCTTGAAGAAGAAGATGCCTTCAGAGGCCCCACAAAACAATCCTGCCCCGGACAAGTCGAATTATTCACAGTTCATAGCGCAAAGGGCCTTGAGTGGGATTGGGTTTTGCTTCCATTTTTGGACGACTTTCCCGCGAAGAGCAGAGAGAAGAGTGGATGGCTTAGCAAGACAGGCTTATTACCATTTTGCCTTCGTCTCGACAGAGAGAGCCTCCCCGAGTTCTATTTTCACAAATGCTCTGATTCAAAGGAATACAGAGCTGCTCGCCGACAATATGAGGATGATGTTCTGCAGCATCAGATCAGGGAAGAAAGGAAGTTACTCTATGTTGCTGTAACCCGTGCACGACAGGGCCTGCGAATCTCCGCTTCTGCTAGACAAAAACCCGGTCAATTTCTACGGGAGATTTCTGAATTTCTGCAAACAGATCTACCACAAGCTGTTCATAATAACCCGAAAAAGCGTGTTGGTTATTGGCCCCTTGATTCACTTGGCGCGCGTAGAAAACGGGTTAAACTCGCCGCTGCAGCCGTACACAATAGATCTATTGAAGAAAGTGAAGAATCGCTCAAGAAAGAGCCATTAAAGGCTTTGATAGCTGGAATGCTAAAGGAATTGGATATAAGCGTAGATAAACCGGAAAAGAGGATTTCCGCAACAGCGCTTTCCAAAAAAGATCCTAATGTTTTTTTGTTACCACAACCGCCTATAAAAAATGCATGGCTTGGAGTTGCATTTCATGCATGGATAGAAAATTATTACTCAACATATTCGGATATGTTATTCCACGAGAACAGTGCCGACGAATACGGCATCTCGGGCCCTGTCTTTGAGCAATCTCAACGATTTTCCCCAGAGCTTGACCAATTACGACATAACTTTATGCAGTCCGAATGGTCTTATAAAAAGCCCATTGCGGTTGAGCTTAGCCTTGAATGGCTTATTGGTGATGTTATTGTGCCGTGCACAATCGACGCTGTTTTTTTTGATGGCGATAGATATACAATTCTGGATTGGAAGTCGGGACTATCATCTAATCAGTATCGCATTCAGCTTTCGTTGTATCGGCTTGCCTTTGCTGAATGGAAAGGTGTCAACCCTGACAAAGTGGAAGCAAAAATATATTTTGCGGCCGATAATAGAACCATCAAGGTTAGGCCATACACTGTTGATGAGCTTGGTAAGATGCCGGGATTTCTGTCTGACCTTTTCTCATAG
- a CDS encoding PD-(D/E)XK nuclease family protein, whose protein sequence is MDISECSLPDAIDSIARIPEGSRVSVIGPPGSGKTSLLLSLLEKYSESFEPEEVLVLAPGRLLANRLNGIALPALLKEKKVRSGRLVVTPASFAFRIVQNSMKGERPTLLSGADEDQVIAETIAQNCELFKSSYARSPNFRSRMRFFIEDLSRHGIDPAHLGKIDRWKTYAALIEKYRLARTSNNAFTAVEIIERAAQLASTGYLPYRVIMVDEAQELAAEHMRLFSALARRNITVILFGDPDKAVARSASPSIFLDFSEKLFVLKTVFRTPRNLHLLSQKICQGIGVTGSVLAHRQSFNSSILEGRVETVISSSRATSMADIARWFREKHLLEGIDWEDMALIIFQRSSAEVYSHFLERFGVPVQILGGGLNLSEKPIAGAILNAIELACFPDILTGKTLVKLLLSPIGGFDVFLMRKLTIELKRIAPKNIQVLNERLLWAFHAYRKLQTQDTDEVYRVFLASRIGRSLKKIFECLISLERLYREDNVSLPVLIWHVYSFLNLKSAVSKEPWQTSKVSHRVLEEVIALQKLADAVSKKDPLCSAGLILQKIINAEVPVDNLSIREKRGCVTILTPASSVGYEYRAVVITDIQGLHKMDSTQLDPELALADINNIPFSRYLESKLAGRRHNLLRTLYQAVTRSTSDLLVSVIDSAETSPSWLFYAFFSDYPSCELSSLPLTLRGIVTQLRLDLERDPGNTEAASALRLLAKEGISQADPQNWYGYLSRTENKSYVMDSIKPSVLDKFHTCPLGWFTDQLDCNRYPGNATEIGTIIHRCMQELTCDNRQPNLNEFLDYAYAKLREADFESRWVLEREKKRLVGIIRKLVDYLIDFDAHGGTLLASEKSFSFDLNVFKDRSIMISGQIDRLERLSSGEIRIVDLKTGSSLLSKNDAESNLQLSAYQLAVEHLDIVYETLPSAMLIYPAVGTKKAAIRIKGPMDRDSKRVLKNTIRDLLLQNESFTLTAALEEHCESRTACKKLMVPHVSFSVK, encoded by the coding sequence ATGGATATTTCTGAGTGCAGTTTACCTGACGCTATAGATTCTATTGCTCGAATTCCCGAGGGTAGCCGCGTGAGTGTTATCGGTCCCCCTGGCAGCGGTAAGACAAGTCTTCTCCTGAGTCTTCTTGAAAAGTATTCCGAAAGTTTTGAACCCGAGGAGGTTCTTGTCCTTGCCCCTGGGCGCCTCTTGGCCAATCGTCTAAACGGCATAGCCCTTCCGGCACTTCTGAAAGAGAAAAAGGTTCGTTCAGGGCGTCTTGTTGTTACACCGGCAAGTTTTGCATTTCGCATTGTTCAGAACAGTATGAAGGGTGAACGACCCACCCTTCTCTCGGGAGCTGATGAAGATCAGGTAATAGCTGAAACGATTGCACAAAATTGTGAATTATTCAAAAGTTCATATGCTCGTAGCCCGAATTTCAGGAGTCGGATGCGATTCTTTATCGAAGACCTCTCGAGACACGGGATTGACCCTGCCCATCTCGGCAAAATTGACAGATGGAAGACGTACGCTGCCCTAATAGAAAAATATCGCCTGGCAAGGACTTCTAACAATGCATTTACTGCCGTAGAAATAATTGAGCGCGCCGCACAGCTTGCCTCAACGGGCTACTTACCATACAGAGTCATTATGGTTGACGAGGCGCAAGAGCTTGCCGCAGAACATATGCGCCTTTTTTCGGCACTCGCGAGACGTAACATTACCGTAATCCTGTTCGGTGATCCCGATAAAGCTGTTGCAAGAAGCGCCTCCCCCTCAATTTTTCTTGACTTTTCAGAGAAATTGTTTGTTTTAAAAACAGTATTTCGCACACCCAGAAATCTGCATCTGCTGTCACAGAAGATCTGTCAAGGGATAGGTGTTACAGGTAGTGTCTTGGCACATAGACAGTCTTTCAATTCCTCAATTCTTGAAGGTCGTGTAGAAACTGTCATTTCTTCTTCTCGCGCGACTTCTATGGCAGATATCGCGCGATGGTTTAGAGAGAAACATTTGCTGGAAGGTATTGATTGGGAAGACATGGCTCTGATTATTTTTCAGAGGAGCTCTGCCGAGGTCTACTCGCATTTTCTTGAGCGTTTCGGCGTTCCGGTCCAGATCTTGGGTGGTGGTTTGAATCTTTCTGAAAAGCCTATTGCTGGCGCAATTTTGAATGCAATAGAGCTTGCCTGCTTTCCAGACATTCTTACCGGTAAGACCCTTGTCAAACTACTGCTATCGCCTATAGGTGGATTTGATGTATTTCTGATGCGTAAATTGACAATTGAGCTAAAGAGAATTGCACCAAAGAATATTCAAGTTTTGAATGAGAGATTACTTTGGGCATTTCATGCTTACCGTAAGCTACAGACCCAAGACACAGATGAGGTTTACAGAGTTTTTCTGGCCAGCAGGATAGGGAGGAGTTTAAAAAAAATATTTGAATGCTTGATAAGCCTCGAACGTCTGTATAGGGAAGATAATGTCAGTCTTCCCGTACTTATATGGCATGTATACAGTTTTCTCAATTTAAAATCGGCTGTGTCAAAAGAGCCCTGGCAAACTTCAAAAGTTTCACATCGTGTTCTAGAAGAAGTTATAGCACTACAAAAGCTCGCCGATGCGGTCAGCAAAAAAGACCCTCTGTGTTCTGCCGGGCTTATTCTGCAAAAAATAATTAACGCGGAAGTGCCGGTTGACAACTTGTCCATCAGGGAAAAACGGGGTTGCGTGACCATCCTGACCCCGGCATCCAGTGTTGGATATGAATACAGGGCAGTTGTAATAACTGATATCCAGGGCTTACACAAAATGGATTCCACACAGCTTGATCCAGAGCTAGCCCTGGCAGATATAAACAACATTCCGTTTTCCAGATATTTGGAAAGTAAATTGGCGGGACGTAGGCATAATTTGCTTAGAACTCTTTACCAGGCTGTAACACGGTCAACATCGGATTTATTGGTTTCTGTGATCGACAGTGCTGAGACTTCGCCATCCTGGCTGTTTTATGCTTTTTTTTCTGATTATCCATCCTGCGAATTGTCATCTTTACCCCTCACACTCAGAGGTATTGTGACACAGCTCAGGCTTGATTTAGAGCGAGATCCCGGTAATACTGAGGCTGCATCTGCACTTAGGTTACTTGCAAAAGAAGGTATTAGTCAGGCAGATCCACAGAATTGGTATGGATATTTGTCGAGAACAGAGAATAAGTCGTATGTTATGGACAGTATAAAGCCATCGGTCCTCGATAAATTTCACACTTGCCCATTGGGTTGGTTTACAGATCAACTTGATTGCAATCGATATCCCGGTAACGCAACAGAGATTGGCACAATAATTCATAGATGTATGCAGGAGCTTACATGTGATAACAGGCAGCCAAACCTGAATGAGTTTTTAGATTACGCGTACGCAAAACTTCGTGAAGCGGATTTTGAGTCGCGCTGGGTTCTTGAGCGAGAAAAAAAGCGCCTGGTTGGCATTATTAGGAAATTGGTTGATTACCTAATAGATTTTGATGCACATGGCGGAACGCTATTAGCATCCGAAAAGAGTTTTAGTTTTGATCTAAATGTGTTCAAAGACAGGTCGATTATGATATCGGGGCAAATTGACAGACTCGAGCGTCTTTCCAGTGGCGAGATCAGAATTGTTGATCTCAAAACTGGTAGTAGTTTATTGAGTAAAAACGATGCGGAGAGTAATTTACAACTTTCTGCTTATCAACTTGCTGTTGAGCATCTGGATATTGTTTACGAGACTTTACCGTCAGCTATGCTGATTTATCCGGCGGTTGGCACAAAAAAAGCCGCTATTCGGATAAAGGGCCCAATGGACAGAGATTCAAAAAGGGTTCTGAAAAATACTATTCGTGATCTTCTTTTGCAAAACGAAAGTTTCACGCTAACAGCTGCCCTTGAGGAGCATTGTGAATCTAGGACTGCATGCAAAAAACTTATGGTCCCACACGTTAGTTTTTCAGTGAAATGA